A window of the Candidatus Woesearchaeota archaeon genome harbors these coding sequences:
- a CDS encoding DUF2779 domain-containing protein has translation MGKMLSKSKYMAGLESHALLWTLVNNSERISEPDMVLQDKFDEGHNVGELAKKLFSSGVDLSDYDFLDNVNKTKELLNEGKVLFECVFLHGRCHARFDILVPNKDGFDLIEVKSTTGVKSAHIDDLAFQKYLAEKNGLIIKNVYVLHLNNEYFRGKSLDLKSLFKQTDVTPEVFSVDYVELKIAEFLRVIDLPECPDFNVEDYPKSDYGNIFIDEFLESLPEGNVFELYRVKRKTAVEMYLQGIHSLRDIQTNYKTNNNQQIQIKAQENVYVDVKQIKDFISGLTKPIIHLDFESFSLAIPEYEKTKPYQHLPFQYSMHIEHESGEVEHKEFLYEKEGDPRETFIQTLIKDLPKEGTILVFHKAYEIPRLNEIARDFPKYQEEIHKIVLRIQDLKDPFSNFWYHNKKQRGSNSIKNILPVFSDKTHKGLVVSNGSEAMILYKKNRGKLTSELRKDLLDYCELDTEAMLIILKGLRSVIK, from the coding sequence ATGGGGAAAATGTTATCTAAATCTAAGTATATGGCTGGTCTTGAGAGTCATGCTTTACTTTGGACTTTGGTAAATAATTCTGAGCGTATTTCTGAACCAGATATGGTTTTGCAAGATAAATTTGATGAAGGTCATAACGTGGGGGAATTGGCTAAAAAATTGTTTTCTTCAGGGGTTGATTTGTCTGATTATGATTTTTTGGATAATGTTAATAAAACTAAGGAATTGTTAAATGAAGGAAAAGTTTTGTTTGAATGCGTGTTTTTGCATGGGCGTTGTCATGCTCGTTTTGATATTTTAGTTCCTAACAAGGATGGTTTTGATTTAATCGAGGTTAAAAGCACTACTGGTGTGAAGTCTGCCCATATAGACGATTTGGCTTTTCAAAAATATCTAGCTGAAAAAAATGGCTTAATAATCAAGAATGTTTATGTTTTACATTTAAATAACGAATATTTTAGGGGGAAGAGTCTTGATTTGAAGTCTTTGTTTAAACAAACAGATGTGACTCCTGAAGTGTTTTCTGTTGATTATGTTGAGTTAAAAATAGCTGAGTTTTTGCGCGTTATTGATTTGCCTGAATGTCCTGATTTTAATGTTGAAGATTATCCAAAATCAGATTACGGGAATATTTTTATTGATGAATTCCTAGAAAGTTTACCTGAAGGAAACGTTTTTGAATTATACAGAGTTAAAAGAAAAACCGCAGTAGAAATGTACTTGCAAGGAATACATTCTTTGAGAGATATACAAACCAATTACAAAACTAATAATAACCAACAAATACAAATAAAAGCACAAGAAAACGTTTACGTTGATGTAAAACAAATAAAAGATTTCATTTCAGGATTAACCAAGCCAATTATTCACTTGGATTTTGAAAGTTTCTCTTTAGCAATACCTGAATATGAGAAAACAAAACCATATCAACATCTGCCTTTTCAGTACTCTATGCACATCGAACACGAATCAGGAGAAGTTGAACATAAAGAATTCTTATACGAAAAAGAAGGAGACCCAAGAGAAACATTTATTCAAACTTTAATCAAAGATTTGCCAAAAGAAGGAACAATACTAGTTTTTCATAAAGCATACGAAATTCCAAGGTTAAATGAAATCGCCAGAGACTTTCCAAAGTACCAAGAAGAAATACACAAAATAGTTTTAAGAATACAAGATTTAAAAGACCCATTTTCAAATTTCTGGTATCACAACAAGAAACAAAGAGGAAGCAACTCAATCAAAAACATATTACCAGTATTTAGCGATAAAACGCATAAAGGCTTAGTTGTTAGCAACGGCTCAGAAGCAATGATTTTATATAAAAAAAACAGGGGAAAATTAACGTCAGAACTACGAAAAGACTTACTGGATTACTGCGAACTAGACACCGAAGCAATGCTGATAATACTAAAAGGCCTGAGAAGCGTTATTAAATAA
- a CDS encoding type II toxin-antitoxin system VapC family toxin — MKIYVDTNVFIDLIKENSSRRKSERVYEFFKKGWNCAFELIVSDWTRTEICRHVKEEELTLLFNEFKTKNKLYFVTHTKEETQEAKSRNEHWQDELHLMLAKKSGADMIVTYDNDFISYASPIFDIRYPENAFAHREK; from the coding sequence ATGAAAATTTATGTTGATACCAATGTTTTTATTGACTTAATAAAAGAAAATTCATCAAGAAGAAAATCAGAAAGAGTGTATGAATTTTTTAAAAAAGGTTGGAATTGTGCATTTGAATTAATTGTATCTGATTGGACTAGAACTGAGATTTGCAGACACGTAAAAGAAGAAGAACTCACACTTTTATTTAATGAATTTAAAACAAAAAACAAACTTTATTTTGTAACCCACACTAAAGAAGAAACTCAAGAAGCTAAATCTAGAAATGAACATTGGCAAGATGAACTACATTTAATGCTCGCAAAAAAATCTGGTGCGGATATGATTGTTACTTACGATAATGATTTTATTTCTTATGCTTCACCCATCTTTGATATAAGATATCCTGAGAATGCTTTTGCTCACCGCGAGAAATAA
- the radC gene encoding DNA repair protein RadC, which yields MKIKDITSENRPRERMMTQGAESLSNTELIAIILQKGTKEFNALDLANQIISMYGLEKLSQCSLQELMKIKGIGKAKATQIQAVFELHKRIKTKKNGTQIKNAKDVYDYCEPMLRDKDKEHFMILHLNTKNQVIKHETISIGTLNASIVHPREIFKSAIKENANAIILVHNHPSGDPEPSPEDEEITHRLEEAGELLNIKILDHVIIAEKKFYTFKK from the coding sequence ATGAAAATCAAAGACATAACTTCAGAGAACAGACCTCGGGAGAGAATGATGACTCAAGGAGCCGAATCACTATCCAACACCGAACTAATAGCAATAATCCTACAAAAAGGAACAAAAGAATTTAACGCATTAGATTTAGCCAACCAAATAATAAGCATGTACGGATTAGAAAAATTAAGCCAATGCTCCCTACAAGAATTAATGAAGATAAAAGGCATAGGCAAAGCCAAAGCCACACAGATACAAGCCGTTTTCGAATTACACAAAAGAATAAAAACCAAAAAGAACGGAACACAAATCAAGAACGCCAAAGACGTGTATGATTACTGCGAACCCATGCTCCGAGACAAAGACAAAGAACACTTCATGATACTACACCTAAATACAAAGAACCAAGTCATAAAACACGAAACAATAAGCATAGGAACCCTAAACGCGTCCATCGTACATCCACGCGAAATATTCAAATCAGCCATCAAAGAAAACGCGAACGCAATCATTCTTGTACACAACCATCCAAGCGGAGACCCCGAACCCAGCCCCGAAGACGAAGAAATCACACATCGACTCGAAGAAGCCGGAGAACTTTTGAATATTAAAATTTTAGATCATGTAATAATAGCGGAAAAAAAGTTTTACACATTCAAAAAATGA
- a CDS encoding transcriptional repressor produces the protein MPRKNRNTKQKELIKQELSSINSFFSAEDLFLRVKEIDESIGVATIYRFLNEAEKNKELISYICDRKKVYSRGKKSHCHFVCEETGKVIHFEIDNIDFLKDKIPGSINSFQLEVKGICDKCVK, from the coding sequence ATGCCTCGTAAGAATAGGAATACTAAGCAAAAAGAATTAATTAAACAAGAACTAAGCAGTATTAATTCTTTTTTTAGTGCTGAAGACTTATTTTTAAGGGTTAAAGAAATAGATGAAAGTATTGGAGTGGCTACTATTTATCGATTCTTAAACGAAGCTGAAAAAAACAAGGAGCTTATTTCTTATATTTGTGACCGGAAAAAAGTTTATTCTCGTGGTAAGAAGAGTCATTGTCATTTTGTTTGTGAAGAAACAGGCAAGGTTATTCATTTCGAGATTGATAATATTGATTTCTTAAAGGATAAGATTCCTGGTTCTATTAATAGTTTTCAATTAGAGGTTAAAGGTATTTGTGATAAGTGCGTTAAGTAG
- a CDS encoding squalene/phytoene synthase family protein — MSTKNNIFKKGSTTYYTSSIFFPRSIRKDVFTLYAFVRTADDLVDSVPQKKKEFLDFKNKTLLALRGKKSGYEVIDDFVDLYNNKKFRESWVVAFLSAMESDLKRTKCKSLVDTYAYIYGSAEVIGLFMAKIMNLKKSSYKHAMLLGKAMQYINFIRDINQDAKMNRSYLPLDEAKISGLKNLDFDTINDERNAEAFDSFLLAQLNRFFELDSGARKGFGYIRSDCLVPIMTAQDMFVWTAKKIKKNPRIVLRKQVKPGKHLIMFKLLVNYFRGE, encoded by the coding sequence ATGAGTACAAAAAATAATATTTTCAAGAAAGGTAGCACTACGTATTATACTAGTAGTATTTTTTTTCCTAGGAGTATTAGGAAAGATGTTTTTACGCTTTATGCATTCGTTAGGACTGCTGATGACTTAGTTGATAGTGTGCCTCAGAAGAAAAAAGAATTCTTAGATTTTAAGAATAAGACTTTGCTTGCTTTACGTGGTAAGAAGTCTGGTTACGAAGTCATTGATGACTTTGTTGATTTGTATAATAATAAAAAGTTCAGGGAGTCTTGGGTTGTTGCTTTTCTTAGTGCTATGGAGTCTGACTTGAAGCGTACTAAGTGTAAATCTTTGGTTGATACTTATGCTTATATTTATGGTTCCGCTGAGGTTATTGGTTTGTTCATGGCTAAAATAATGAATTTGAAGAAGTCTTCGTATAAGCACGCTATGCTTCTAGGTAAAGCTATGCAGTACATAAACTTCATTAGGGATATTAATCAAGATGCTAAGATGAACAGGTCTTATCTTCCTTTGGATGAAGCTAAGATTTCTGGTTTGAAGAATCTTGATTTTGATACTATTAATGATGAGCGAAACGCGGAGGCTTTTGATTCTTTTTTGTTAGCGCAGTTAAACAGATTCTTTGAGTTAGATTCTGGTGCTAGGAAGGGTTTTGGTTATATTCGTAGTGATTGCTTAGTTCCTATAATGACTGCTCAAGACATGTTTGTTTGGACTGCTAAGAAGATTAAGAAGAATCCTAGGATTGTTTTGAGAAAACAAGTAAAACCTGGGAAACATTTAATAATGTTTAAGTTATTAGTTAATTATTTTAGGGGTGAATGA
- the crtI gene encoding phytoene desaturase translates to MKIIIIGSGFGGLSAAALLAKQGHEVTVFEKNEQVGGRASMFVEKKFRFDAGPSWYLMPDVFEKFYAELGTSPNKELNLKLLNPSYKIFFHDSELEVTPNIEETYALFESLEKGSAEKLKKYLERAKYQYDTAMREFIYREYNKLSDFFSFKLLVQGTKLNVFQNLDKYVSNNFESDKIKKILEYTMVFLGGAPKNTPALYSIMSHIDFNMGVFYPEGGLNAVALSIYDISKKLGVKYKLNEPVQRLVVDKGVIKKVVTNVDSYSADLVISNADYWFTENYLLDEKYRSYSKKYWSNRVVAPSAFIMYLGINKKIRGLEHHNLFLENDWMHHFNQLFKEKKWPDAPSYYVCCPSKTDKSVAPKDKENLFVLVPVAPGLRDSEEIRNMYKDKILMHLEETLKTKIIKHIDVIKIFSHSDFKSRYNSFKGSALGLSHTLFQTAIFRPSMKSKKVKNLFYTGHYNHPGIGVPMVIISSQILANKIKNEYKK, encoded by the coding sequence ATGAAGATAATAATTATAGGTTCTGGTTTTGGTGGTTTATCCGCGGCTGCGCTTCTAGCTAAGCAAGGTCATGAAGTAACGGTTTTTGAAAAGAACGAACAAGTAGGGGGTAGGGCTTCTATGTTCGTTGAGAAGAAGTTCAGGTTCGACGCGGGTCCTTCTTGGTACTTGATGCCTGACGTATTTGAGAAGTTTTATGCTGAGCTTGGCACATCTCCTAATAAGGAGCTTAATCTTAAATTGTTAAATCCTAGTTACAAAATATTTTTTCATGACTCAGAATTAGAAGTAACGCCTAACATCGAGGAAACTTATGCTTTGTTCGAATCCTTGGAGAAAGGTAGCGCGGAGAAACTCAAAAAGTACTTGGAAAGAGCTAAGTATCAATATGATACTGCTATGCGTGAATTTATTTACCGTGAATACAATAAGTTGTCTGATTTTTTTAGTTTCAAATTATTAGTTCAGGGTACTAAGCTTAATGTTTTTCAGAATCTTGATAAGTACGTTAGTAATAATTTTGAGTCTGATAAAATAAAAAAAATCTTGGAGTACACCATGGTTTTCTTGGGTGGCGCGCCTAAGAATACTCCTGCTCTTTACAGCATTATGAGTCATATTGATTTCAACATGGGCGTGTTTTATCCTGAAGGAGGTCTTAATGCTGTCGCGTTATCTATTTATGATATTAGTAAGAAATTAGGGGTTAAGTATAAGCTTAATGAACCTGTTCAGAGATTAGTCGTGGATAAAGGTGTAATAAAGAAGGTTGTTACTAACGTGGATTCTTACAGCGCGGATTTAGTTATTAGTAACGCTGATTATTGGTTCACTGAGAATTATTTATTAGATGAGAAGTACAGGTCTTATTCTAAGAAGTATTGGTCTAATAGAGTTGTGGCTCCTTCCGCGTTCATAATGTACCTTGGTATTAATAAGAAGATTAGGGGGTTGGAGCATCATAATTTGTTTTTAGAAAATGATTGGATGCATCATTTTAATCAATTATTTAAAGAAAAGAAGTGGCCTGATGCGCCGTCTTATTATGTTTGTTGTCCTTCTAAAACTGATAAGTCTGTTGCTCCTAAGGATAAGGAGAACTTATTTGTTTTGGTGCCTGTTGCTCCGGGTCTTAGGGATTCTGAGGAAATAAGGAATATGTACAAAGATAAGATATTGATGCACTTAGAGGAAACGCTTAAGACTAAGATTATTAAGCACATAGATGTAATAAAGATTTTTTCTCATTCTGATTTTAAATCAAGGTATAATTCTTTTAAGGGTTCTGCTCTTGGTCTTAGTCATACTTTGTTTCAAACAGCTATTTTTAGGCCGAGTATGAAGAGTAAAAAAGTTAAGAATTTGTTTTACACGGGTCATTATAATCATCCGGGTATAGGTGTGCCTATGGTGATTATTAGTTCGCAGATTTTAGCTAATAAGATAAAAAATGAGTACAAAAAATAA
- a CDS encoding tryptophan-rich sensory protein, translated as MRLTKIFVLLSYLGMVLVNFLANALPINNVATGAVSDSYPNLFAPAGLTFSIWGLIYLLLSLFVLYQFNVFGNVKKHEKVLEKIRFYFIISSLANISWLFCWHYDAMWLSLFFMGLILFSLIKIAECLHGYKLKREDYFLMKLPFSVYFGWITVATIANVTVFLVSVNWNGFGISEIIWTIIVLLIGATIGILATLKNKDVAYASVLVWAYLGILLKHVSTSGFASQYPSIIFTVILCVFLFTSTILYLIYKKLI; from the coding sequence ATGCGTTTAACAAAAATATTTGTTTTATTGTCTTATCTCGGCATGGTTTTGGTTAATTTTTTAGCTAATGCTCTGCCTATAAATAACGTTGCTACGGGTGCTGTGTCTGATTCTTATCCTAACTTGTTTGCTCCGGCTGGTTTAACGTTTTCTATTTGGGGTTTGATTTACTTATTGCTAAGCTTATTTGTTCTGTATCAGTTCAATGTTTTTGGTAACGTTAAGAAACACGAAAAAGTTCTGGAAAAAATAAGGTTTTATTTCATTATTAGTTCTCTTGCAAATATTTCTTGGCTTTTTTGTTGGCACTACGACGCTATGTGGCTTTCCTTGTTTTTTATGGGTTTAATACTTTTTAGTCTTATTAAGATAGCTGAATGTCTTCATGGTTACAAGTTGAAACGCGAAGATTATTTTTTGATGAAGTTGCCTTTCAGCGTGTATTTTGGTTGGATAACCGTAGCGACTATTGCGAACGTAACCGTTTTTTTGGTTAGTGTTAATTGGAACGGCTTCGGAATAAGCGAGATTATTTGGACAATCATTGTTTTATTAATAGGTGCAACCATAGGTATTTTAGCGACGCTGAAGAATAAAGACGTCGCGTACGCTTCAGTACTTGTTTGGGCTTACTTAGGCATATTGTTAAAACACGTTTCCACGTCGGGATTCGCGAGTCAGTACCCTTCGATAATCTTCACGGTTATTTTGTGTGTGTTCTTGTTCACATCAACGATTCTTTATTTGATTTACAAGAAATTAATCTGA
- a CDS encoding polyprenyl synthetase family protein, giving the protein MKELQSYHQLLRNEMISFFDKNSSLITRTEDLKIYDYLKEYSLRGKLIRGSLIILINDVLTGKVNDDALITATSLEVLHSSILVIDDIIDKDDVRRGKPSIHVIVKELIPDSKDLDHDAQSIAQCVGLIGTYSAYMNLSRVNKDVTKQLSEEFVKTGFAELNEIILSQKEIVTNDDVMNIYKFKTAKYTITLPFKLAYILSGESFTEDLEKITDNIGILFQFTDDLLELDRSAEEIGKSNTSDIKAGKQHYPRKVLEISVSDEDLLLLNQYYSDLSDESVVKIKELYEKYDVADKTRKVINNLKEETVELIKEQDPRIRFLLEKLLNYVIERKF; this is encoded by the coding sequence TTGAAAGAATTGCAAAGTTATCATCAATTATTAAGAAATGAGATGATTAGTTTTTTTGATAAGAATTCTTCTTTAATAACTAGGACTGAGGACTTGAAGATTTATGATTACTTAAAGGAGTATTCTCTTAGGGGTAAGCTTATTCGTGGTTCTTTAATCATTTTAATTAATGATGTCTTAACAGGTAAGGTTAATGATGACGCGTTAATAACCGCGACTAGCTTAGAAGTTCTACATTCATCCATATTAGTTATTGATGATATTATTGATAAGGACGATGTTAGGAGGGGTAAGCCTTCTATTCACGTAATAGTTAAGGAGCTTATTCCTGATTCTAAGGATTTGGATCATGACGCGCAGAGTATTGCTCAATGCGTTGGCTTAATTGGTACTTATTCTGCTTATATGAATTTGTCAAGGGTTAATAAAGATGTTACTAAGCAATTATCTGAGGAATTCGTAAAAACTGGTTTCGCGGAGCTTAATGAGATTATTCTTTCTCAAAAAGAAATTGTTACTAATGATGACGTCATGAATATTTATAAGTTTAAGACTGCGAAGTACACCATCACGTTACCTTTTAAGCTCGCGTATATTCTGAGTGGGGAATCTTTCACTGAGGACTTGGAGAAAATAACTGATAACATAGGGATTTTGTTTCAGTTCACTGATGACTTGTTAGAGTTGGATAGAAGCGCTGAAGAAATAGGTAAGTCTAATACGTCTGATATAAAGGCGGGTAAGCAACATTATCCTAGAAAAGTTTTGGAGATAAGTGTTTCTGACGAAGACTTATTATTGTTGAATCAGTACTATTCTGATTTGAGTGATGAATCAGTTGTTAAGATTAAGGAGCTTTATGAAAAATATGATGTGGCTGATAAGACTAGGAAAGTCATAAATAATTTAAAGGAAGAAACTGTTGAATTAATAAAAGAGCAAGATCCTAGGATTAGGTTCTTATTAGAAAAATTATTAAATTATGTTATTGAGAGGAAGTTTTGA
- a CDS encoding HNH endonuclease — translation MAGTYVDKNSYRRFSDSGKLVSRWVAEDKIGRPLKKSEVVHHGYYGKDCNDPDNLWVFKNQSEHMKKAHNKKKN, via the coding sequence ATGGCTGGGACGTATGTTGATAAGAATAGTTATCGTAGGTTTTCTGATAGTGGTAAACTTGTGTCTAGGTGGGTGGCTGAGGATAAGATTGGTCGTCCTTTGAAGAAGAGCGAGGTTGTTCATCATGGCTACTACGGTAAGGATTGTAATGATCCTGATAACTTATGGGTTTTCAAGAATCAATCTGAGCACATGAAAAAGGCTCACAACAAGAAAAAGAACTAA
- a CDS encoding prenyltransferase, with product MNIFKISRPRFWLYLAGPYLLGYFYGLYSLGVSWQFIYTFLYFLVPANIYLYGINDYFDRDTDFFNEKKTSKEHRLLFKEKKQLIIWLIISVLLLIPIFVWSSLTGSLILLVWLVLSTMYSAPPRFKAIPFLDFLSNILYVLPGFYAYFELTKQFPSLLVIIASFAWVWAMHIYSAVPDVEADKKAKLKTTALVLGQKMSLFLCVILWSVFSVIISIKASPLGALTIVYPILALYTLKNINRINKVYWYFPYVTAFIGFLGFVHASLFFIL from the coding sequence ATGAACATATTCAAGATTAGCAGGCCTAGGTTTTGGTTGTACTTAGCAGGTCCTTATTTGCTTGGTTATTTTTATGGCTTGTATTCTTTGGGTGTTTCTTGGCAGTTCATTTATACTTTTCTTTATTTCTTGGTGCCTGCTAATATTTATTTGTACGGGATTAATGATTATTTTGATAGGGACACTGATTTTTTTAATGAGAAAAAAACGAGTAAGGAGCATAGGTTATTGTTTAAAGAAAAAAAGCAATTAATTATTTGGTTAATTATTAGTGTTTTGTTGCTTATTCCTATTTTTGTGTGGAGTTCTCTTACTGGTTCATTAATCTTGTTGGTTTGGCTTGTTTTATCAACTATGTACAGTGCGCCTCCTAGGTTTAAAGCGATTCCTTTCTTGGATTTTTTAAGTAACATTTTGTATGTTCTTCCTGGTTTTTATGCTTACTTCGAGTTAACTAAGCAGTTTCCTTCTTTATTAGTTATAATTGCTTCTTTTGCTTGGGTTTGGGCTATGCATATTTATTCGGCTGTTCCTGACGTGGAAGCTGATAAGAAGGCTAAGTTAAAAACTACTGCTTTGGTTCTCGGACAAAAAATGAGTTTGTTTTTATGCGTTATTCTTTGGTCGGTGTTCTCAGTCATAATAAGTATTAAGGCATCTCCTCTTGGTGCTTTAACAATAGTTTATCCTATTCTGGCTTTGTACACTTTAAAGAATATTAACAGGATAAACAAGGTTTATTGGTATTTCCCGTACGTAACAGCGTTCATCGGATTCTTAGGATTTGTGCACGCATCTTTATTCTTTATTCTTTGA
- a CDS encoding ribbon-helix-helix domain-containing protein gives MNQRKTKYLIVSKKKYYENKFLILHKTTVHTVYLNNNFFQILMVEVLEQETKNINTESYLFVLMGMQISLKLSDKMFNTAKNFSEEKGYDTLQDFIRETIREKLFEQNNEKLRGIQTYKASEKTLAKRWSTAKEAKAWSHLQKKK, from the coding sequence ATGAATCAACGTAAAACTAAGTATTTAATTGTTTCTAAAAAAAAGTATTATGAAAATAAATTCCTAATACTCCACAAGACAACTGTGCACACAGTGTATTTAAACAACAATTTTTTTCAAATATTGATGGTTGAAGTTTTAGAACAAGAAACAAAAAATATAAATACTGAATCGTATTTATTCGTACTTATGGGTATGCAAATAAGTTTGAAATTGTCTGATAAAATGTTTAATACAGCAAAGAATTTTTCTGAAGAAAAAGGTTATGATACACTGCAAGATTTTATCAGAGAAACAATAAGAGAAAAATTGTTTGAACAAAACAACGAAAAACTTAGAGGAATACAAACTTACAAAGCTAGTGAAAAAACTTTAGCCAAACGCTGGTCAACAGCCAAGGAGGCTAAAGCATGGAGTCATTTACAAAAAAAGAAATAG
- a CDS encoding phosphotyrosine protein phosphatase, whose protein sequence is MYRSRTAEDLFKDKHETQSAGIYSYRNQLTKEKLDWADLVIVMEDHQRKFIGENFPKQYLNKKIICLDIKDIYNYDEPKLIKLLKEKIFKEQIKKS, encoded by the coding sequence ATGTATCGAAGTAGAACCGCCGAGGATTTATTTAAAGACAAACACGAAACACAATCCGCAGGTATTTATTCTTATAGAAACCAATTAACCAAAGAAAAACTAGACTGGGCTGACTTAGTAATAGTTATGGAAGACCATCAAAGAAAATTCATAGGTGAGAATTTTCCAAAACAATACTTAAACAAAAAAATTATTTGCTTAGATATAAAAGACATATATAATTACGACGAGCCCAAATTAATTAAGCTATTGAAAGAAAAAATATTTAAAGAACAAATAAAAAAATCATAA
- the tpiA gene encoding triose-phosphate isomerase, whose translation MEDVLIINFKTYKESTGRNALRIVRAAEKALTKKKGKIILVPQTVDLRLVKKSTKIPVFAQHTDLEEQGGHTGSTNIDAIKEAGAKGILINHSEKRLSMKRIEQTVKLCKKKKLLSLVCTKNLAETKKVLKFKPDYVAVEPPELIGGTTSISEAKPKLIQEASKTSNKIRILCGAGIHLEEDVRIAKQLGANGVLVASGVIKAKNVEKEIISLLKGFNKK comes from the coding sequence ATGGAAGACGTACTAATAATAAACTTCAAGACTTACAAAGAAAGCACAGGAAGAAACGCACTAAGAATAGTTAGAGCCGCAGAGAAAGCTTTAACAAAGAAAAAAGGAAAAATAATACTAGTTCCACAAACAGTTGATTTAAGACTAGTAAAAAAATCAACGAAGATACCTGTTTTTGCACAACACACCGATTTAGAAGAACAAGGAGGACACACAGGGAGCACGAACATAGACGCAATAAAAGAAGCAGGAGCTAAAGGAATACTAATAAATCACTCAGAGAAAAGACTCTCAATGAAAAGAATAGAACAAACAGTTAAGCTATGTAAAAAAAAGAAACTTCTAAGCTTAGTATGCACGAAGAACTTAGCAGAAACCAAGAAAGTATTAAAATTCAAACCTGACTACGTAGCCGTAGAACCACCTGAATTAATAGGAGGAACAACTTCTATAAGCGAAGCCAAACCAAAACTAATACAAGAAGCATCTAAGACCTCAAACAAAATAAGAATACTTTGCGGAGCAGGAATACACTTAGAAGAAGACGTCAGAATAGCCAAACAATTAGGAGCGAACGGAGTACTAGTAGCGTCAGGAGTGATAAAAGCAAAAAACGTAGAAAAAGAAATCATTAGCTTACTAAAAGGATTTAACAAAAAATAA
- a CDS encoding type II toxin-antitoxin system PemK/MazF family toxin produces MESFTKKEIVLFPFPYTDLSNRKLRPCLVLSEDLGDDVILCQITSKRTKKDKYCVEIKKNNTLNGSLQLNSYVRCDMLFTAEKNQVIRKICKIKDEDYEKVVYKIREIIK; encoded by the coding sequence ATGGAGTCATTTACAAAAAAAGAAATAGTTCTTTTTCCTTTCCCATACACTGATTTATCTAATAGAAAACTCAGACCTTGTTTAGTATTATCTGAAGATTTAGGAGATGATGTTATTCTTTGCCAAATTACTTCTAAAAGAACAAAAAAAGACAAGTATTGCGTGGAAATAAAAAAGAACAATACTTTGAATGGTTCTTTGCAATTGAACAGTTATGTTAGGTGCGACATGCTTTTTACAGCAGAAAAAAATCAAGTAATAAGAAAGATTTGTAAAATTAAAGATGAAGATTATGAAAAAGTCGTATACAAAATACGCGAAATAATAAAATGA